The following proteins are co-located in the Panthera tigris isolate Pti1 chromosome F2, P.tigris_Pti1_mat1.1, whole genome shotgun sequence genome:
- the ZBTB10 gene encoding zinc finger and BTB domain-containing protein 10 isoform X2 gives MTRLERSSHRTVISKVPGELVAREGKCASRPRESEIPSEEGYCDFNSRPNENSYCYQLLRQLNEQRKKGILCDVSIVVSGKIFKAHKNILVAGSRFFKTLYCFSNKESPNQNNTTHLDIAAVQGFSVILDFLYSGNLVLTSQNAIEVMTVASYLQMSEVVQTCRNFIKDALNISIKSEAPESVVVDYNNRKPVNRDGLSSSRDQKIASFWATRNLTNLASNVKIENDGCNVDEGQIENYQMNDSSWVQDGSPELAENESQGQTKVFIWNNMGSQGIQETGKTRRKNQTTKRFIYNIPPNETNLEDCSVMQPPVAYPEEDLSFIKEEPDLDGALLSGPDCDRNVNTNLLAEAGSNQDGGDAGTSHDFKYGLMPGPSSDFKYGLLPGTSNDFKYGLIPGASNDFKYGLLPESWPKQETWENGESSLIMNKLKCPHCSYVAKYRRTLKRHLLIHTGVRSFSCDICGKLFTRREHVKRHSLVHKKDKKYKCMVCKKIFMLAASVGIRHGSRRYGVCVDCADKSQPGGQEGVDQGQDTDFPRDEEYEENEVGEADEELVDDGEDQNDPSRWDESGDVCMSLDD, from the exons ATGACAAGGCTGGAGCGCAGCTCCCACCGCACAGTTATTTCTAAAGTCCCAGGTGAACTCGTGGCGAGAGAAGGAAAATGTGCGTCCCGGCCGCGG GAGTCAGAAATACCATCAGAGGAGGGGTACTGTGACTTTAATAGTAGGCCAAATGAGAACTCTTATTGCTATCAACTTCTTCGACaactaaatgaacaaagaaagaaaggtattCTTTGCGATGTCAGCATCGTGGTGAGCGGAAAAATCTTTAAAGCCCATAAGAACATCCTGGTTGCAGGCAGCCGTTTCTTTAAGACTTTATATTGCTTTTCAAACAAAGAAAGCCCTAACCAAAACAATACTACCCATTTAGATATTGCTGCAGTTCAAGGTTTTTCAGTCATCTTGGACTTCTTGTATTCTGGTAACCTGGTGCTCACAAGCCAAAATGCCATTGAAGTGATGACAGTGGCCAGCTATCTTCAAATGAGTGAAGTTGTTCAAACCTGCCGAAATTTCATTAAAGATGCCTTAAATATAAGCATTAAATCAGAAGCTCCAGAGTCTGTTGTCGTGGACTATAATAATAGAAAACCAGTTAATAGAGATGGTCTATCTTCATCACGGGATCAAAAAATTGCCAGTTTCTGGGCGACACGGAATCTTACCAATTTGGCAAGtaatgtaaaaattgaaaatgatggTTGTAACGTCGACGAGGGCCAAATAGAAAACTACCAGATGAATGACAGTAGTTGGGTCCAGGATGGTTCACCTGAATTGGCTGAAAATGAATCTCAAGGTCAAACAAAAGTGTTTATTTGGAATAATATGGGCTCCCAGGGAATTCAAGAGACTGGCAAAACAAGGAGGAAAAACCAAACtacaaagagatttatttataatataccaCCTAATGAAACAAATTTAGAAGATTGCTCAGTGATGCAGCCACCTGTTGCCTATCCAGAGGAAGATTTATCATTCATCAAGGAAGAAccag ACCTGGATGGTGCTCTACTCTCAGGGCCAGATTGTGATAGGAATGTGAATACAAATTTATTGGCTGAAGCCGGCTCCAATCAGGATGGAGGTGATGCTG GTACTTCACATGATTTCAAGTATGGCCTGATGCCTGGCCCTTCAAGTGATTTCAAGTATGGATTGCTACCAGGTACTTCAAATGATTTCAAGTATGGATTGATACCAGGTGCTTCAAACGATTTCAAGTATGGATTATTGCCTGAATCTTGGCCAAAACAAGAAACTTGGGAAAATG GTGAATCATCTCTAATCATGAACAAGTTAAAATGCCCTCATTGTAGCTATGTAGCCAAATACAGACGAACACTAAAAAGGCATTTGCTCATTCATACGGGAGTCAGATCATTTAGCTGTGACATTTGTGGAAAACTGTTTACTCGCAGAGAACATGTGAAAAGACATTCCCTG GTgcataaaaaggataaaaaatacaaatgtatggTGTGTAAGAAGATCTTCATGTTAGCAGCCAGTGTTGGAATAAGACATGGATCTCGACGCTATGGTGTTTGTGTAGACTGTGCAGATAAATCACAACCAGGAGGGCAAGAAGGTGTAGATCAGGGACAGGATACAGATTTCCCTCGGGATGAAGAATATGAGGAAAATGAAGTAGGAGAAGCTGACGAAGAGCTGGTTGATGATGGAGAAGATCAGAATGATCCATCTCGATGGGATGAATCAGGAGATGTTTGTATGTCTCTAGATGATTAA
- the ZBTB10 gene encoding zinc finger and BTB domain-containing protein 10 isoform X1, with the protein MSFSEMNRRTLAFRGGGLVTASGGGGGGSSTNNNAGGEASAWPQQPQPRQPQPLAPQQLNGRGADEEVELEGLEPQDLEASAGAAAAAEETKELLLPQDAGGPTSLGGGGAGGPLLAERNRRTLAFRGGGGGGGLGNNGSSRGRPETSAWPLRHFNGRGPAAVDLELDALEGKELMQDGASLSDSTEDEEEGASLGDGSGAEGGSCSSSRRSGGDGGDEVEGSGVGAGEGETVQHFPLARPKSLMQKLQCSFQTSWLKDFPWLRYSKDTGLMSCGWCQKTPEDGGSGDLPQVGHDELSRGTRNYKKTLLLRHHVSTEHKLHEANAQESEIPSEEGYCDFNSRPNENSYCYQLLRQLNEQRKKGILCDVSIVVSGKIFKAHKNILVAGSRFFKTLYCFSNKESPNQNNTTHLDIAAVQGFSVILDFLYSGNLVLTSQNAIEVMTVASYLQMSEVVQTCRNFIKDALNISIKSEAPESVVVDYNNRKPVNRDGLSSSRDQKIASFWATRNLTNLASNVKIENDGCNVDEGQIENYQMNDSSWVQDGSPELAENESQGQTKVFIWNNMGSQGIQETGKTRRKNQTTKRFIYNIPPNETNLEDCSVMQPPVAYPEEDLSFIKEEPDLDGALLSGPDCDRNVNTNLLAEAGSNQDGGDAGTSHDFKYGLMPGPSSDFKYGLLPGTSNDFKYGLIPGASNDFKYGLLPESWPKQETWENGESSLIMNKLKCPHCSYVAKYRRTLKRHLLIHTGVRSFSCDICGKLFTRREHVKRHSLVHKKDKKYKCMVCKKIFMLAASVGIRHGSRRYGVCVDCADKSQPGGQEGVDQGQDTDFPRDEEYEENEVGEADEELVDDGEDQNDPSRWDESGDVCMSLDD; encoded by the exons ATGTCGTTCAGTGAAATGAACCGCAGGACGCTGGCGTTCCGAGGAGGCGGGTTGGTCACCgccagcggcggcggcggcggcggcagttCCACGAACAATAACGCTGGCGGGGAGGCCTCGGCTTGGCCTCAGCAGCCCCAGCCAAGACAACCCCAGCCGCTAGCGCCTCAGCAGCTCAATGGGCGGGGGGCCGACGAGGAAGTGGAATTGGAGGGCCTGGAGCCCCAAGACCTGGAGGCCTCCGCTggggcggccgccgccgccgaggAAACCAAGGAGTTGCTGCTCCCCCAAGACGCGGGCGGCCCCACCTCGCTGGGCGGCGGTGGCGCGGGGGGCCCCCTGCTAGCGGAAAGGAACCGTCGGACTCTGGCCTTccgaggaggaggcggcggcgggggtCTCGGCAACAATGGCAGTAGCCGCGGCCGCCCCGAGACCTCGGCGTGGCCCCTGAGGCATTTCAATGGGCGAGGGCCAGCGGCTGTGGATCTGGAGCTGGACGCGCTGGAGGGGAAGGAGTTGATGCAGGACGGCGCGTCCCTGAGCGACAGCAccgaggacgaggaggagggggCGAGCCTGGGCGACGGCAGCGGGGCGGAAGGCGgcagctgcagcagcagcaggcgGTCGGGCGGAGATGGCGGGGACGAAGTGGAGGGCAGCGGTGTGGGAGCTGGCGAAGGAGAGACTGTCCAGCACTTCCCGCTCGCGCGGCCCAAGTCCCTAATGCAGAAGCTACAGTGCTCCTTCCAGACCTCTTGGCTCAAAGATTTTCCCTGGCTGCGGTATTCCAAGGATACTGGCCTTATGTCTTGTGGCTGGTGCCAAAAGACCCCTGAGGACGGGGGAAGCGGGGACCTTCCTCAAGTGGGGCACGATGAGCTTTCGCGAGGGACCCGAAACTACAAGAAAACCCTTCTTCTGAGACATCACGTCTCTACCGAGCACAAACTCCACGAAGCCAACGCCCAG GAGTCAGAAATACCATCAGAGGAGGGGTACTGTGACTTTAATAGTAGGCCAAATGAGAACTCTTATTGCTATCAACTTCTTCGACaactaaatgaacaaagaaagaaaggtattCTTTGCGATGTCAGCATCGTGGTGAGCGGAAAAATCTTTAAAGCCCATAAGAACATCCTGGTTGCAGGCAGCCGTTTCTTTAAGACTTTATATTGCTTTTCAAACAAAGAAAGCCCTAACCAAAACAATACTACCCATTTAGATATTGCTGCAGTTCAAGGTTTTTCAGTCATCTTGGACTTCTTGTATTCTGGTAACCTGGTGCTCACAAGCCAAAATGCCATTGAAGTGATGACAGTGGCCAGCTATCTTCAAATGAGTGAAGTTGTTCAAACCTGCCGAAATTTCATTAAAGATGCCTTAAATATAAGCATTAAATCAGAAGCTCCAGAGTCTGTTGTCGTGGACTATAATAATAGAAAACCAGTTAATAGAGATGGTCTATCTTCATCACGGGATCAAAAAATTGCCAGTTTCTGGGCGACACGGAATCTTACCAATTTGGCAAGtaatgtaaaaattgaaaatgatggTTGTAACGTCGACGAGGGCCAAATAGAAAACTACCAGATGAATGACAGTAGTTGGGTCCAGGATGGTTCACCTGAATTGGCTGAAAATGAATCTCAAGGTCAAACAAAAGTGTTTATTTGGAATAATATGGGCTCCCAGGGAATTCAAGAGACTGGCAAAACAAGGAGGAAAAACCAAACtacaaagagatttatttataatataccaCCTAATGAAACAAATTTAGAAGATTGCTCAGTGATGCAGCCACCTGTTGCCTATCCAGAGGAAGATTTATCATTCATCAAGGAAGAAccag ACCTGGATGGTGCTCTACTCTCAGGGCCAGATTGTGATAGGAATGTGAATACAAATTTATTGGCTGAAGCCGGCTCCAATCAGGATGGAGGTGATGCTG GTACTTCACATGATTTCAAGTATGGCCTGATGCCTGGCCCTTCAAGTGATTTCAAGTATGGATTGCTACCAGGTACTTCAAATGATTTCAAGTATGGATTGATACCAGGTGCTTCAAACGATTTCAAGTATGGATTATTGCCTGAATCTTGGCCAAAACAAGAAACTTGGGAAAATG GTGAATCATCTCTAATCATGAACAAGTTAAAATGCCCTCATTGTAGCTATGTAGCCAAATACAGACGAACACTAAAAAGGCATTTGCTCATTCATACGGGAGTCAGATCATTTAGCTGTGACATTTGTGGAAAACTGTTTACTCGCAGAGAACATGTGAAAAGACATTCCCTG GTgcataaaaaggataaaaaatacaaatgtatggTGTGTAAGAAGATCTTCATGTTAGCAGCCAGTGTTGGAATAAGACATGGATCTCGACGCTATGGTGTTTGTGTAGACTGTGCAGATAAATCACAACCAGGAGGGCAAGAAGGTGTAGATCAGGGACAGGATACAGATTTCCCTCGGGATGAAGAATATGAGGAAAATGAAGTAGGAGAAGCTGACGAAGAGCTGGTTGATGATGGAGAAGATCAGAATGATCCATCTCGATGGGATGAATCAGGAGATGTTTGTATGTCTCTAGATGATTAA